In Candidatus Methanoperedens sp., one genomic interval encodes:
- a CDS encoding SdpI family protein — protein sequence MRKSEIIIFGIIILSFAIGIYYYPQMPEKLASHWNAGGQVNGYMSKFWGVFLMPIISVGMLLLFILIPRIDPLKSNIQQFRKYYDRFVVLIMVFLLYIYLLTIFWNSGYTFNMTAFLSPALAVLFYYAGVLIENAKRNWFIGIRTPWTLSSDKVWDKTHKIGGKLFKIAGVVTLLAIFFQNFAVFIIVVPVILISIFTFVYSYFEYQKEK from the coding sequence ATGAGAAAAAGTGAAATAATCATATTTGGAATAATCATTCTATCCTTCGCTATTGGCATCTATTATTATCCTCAAATGCCGGAAAAATTGGCATCTCACTGGAATGCCGGGGGGCAAGTTAATGGTTATATGTCAAAGTTCTGGGGAGTGTTTTTGATGCCGATCATTTCAGTGGGAATGTTATTGCTCTTTATTTTAATACCCAGGATAGACCCGTTAAAATCCAATATACAGCAATTCAGAAAATACTATGATAGATTTGTAGTCTTGATAATGGTTTTTCTATTGTACATTTATCTACTGACAATTTTCTGGAACTCCGGATATACATTCAATATGACTGCTTTTCTATCTCCAGCTCTGGCTGTACTATTTTATTATGCTGGAGTCCTGATCGAAAATGCAAAAAGGAACTGGTTTATCGGAATAAGAACACCATGGACACTGAGTAGCGATAAAGTATGGGATAAAACTCATAAAATTGGCGGTAAGTTGTTCAAGATCGCTGGAGTGGTTACTCTTTTAGCAATATTTTTTCAGAATTTTGCAGTATTTATTATCGTTGTTCCCGTGATCTTAATATCCATTTTTACCTTTGTGTATTCATATTTTGAATATCAGAAAGAGAAATAA
- a CDS encoding class I SAM-dependent methyltransferase, whose protein sequence is MDAVPSAIKKAKEKAKKRGITVNFLVSDALKLQLLQNKFDTIIDCGLFHVFSDEERPIYSASLSSALYPGGKYLMLCFSEHEPGSYGPRRVTQAEIRATFGKGWKINYIREAKLETTFSAEGVKAWLSSITRL, encoded by the coding sequence ATTGATGCGGTACCATCTGCCATCAAAAAAGCAAAAGAGAAGGCTAAAAAACGTGGAATAACCGTAAACTTTCTCGTTTCCGACGCTCTTAAACTTCAATTACTTCAGAATAAGTTCGATACCATAATCGACTGCGGCCTCTTCCATGTGTTCTCGGATGAGGAGCGCCCGATTTATTCTGCAAGTTTATCTTCTGCGCTCTATCCCGGTGGCAAGTATCTCATGCTCTGTTTCAGTGAGCATGAGCCAGGATCATACGGGCCAAGAAGAGTAACTCAGGCTGAGATACGTGCCACGTTCGGCAAAGGCTGGAAGATAAATTACATCAGGGAAGCGAAGCTTGAAACAACGTTTAGTGCAGAGGGTGTTAAAGCATGGCTGTCCTCCATTACTCGTTTGTAA
- a CDS encoding M50 family metallopeptidase, producing MLYLISEYLHRSLSSSASKTLYVVLMLPGTIVHEFSHALVALLMGARITNFSVIPSGDTLGRVEHTNPKIPVIGNFAISIAPLIGCPAILLLISKYLGIHFNYLPGSFDILTETLSLLEGSLSFIMGLDYLNWKTYVFLYLALALGAGAAPSKKDITYMIPGLIIIVVAILALNYFGINIPYLNIIVSWISVALTIAIIPLLTITAMVAMLRLIAVVK from the coding sequence GTGCTCTATTTAATTTCCGAATATTTACATCGATCCCTTTCGTCATCGGCATCGAAAACTTTGTATGTTGTTCTTATGTTGCCGGGAACGATCGTACATGAATTCAGTCATGCTTTAGTTGCTCTGCTCATGGGTGCACGTATAACAAATTTCAGTGTCATACCGTCGGGGGACACTTTAGGACGAGTAGAACATACAAATCCAAAGATACCTGTCATTGGCAATTTTGCCATCTCAATCGCTCCATTGATTGGATGCCCGGCAATACTGCTTCTTATAAGCAAATATCTTGGAATCCATTTCAATTATTTGCCAGGCTCTTTTGACATACTCACAGAAACACTGTCTTTACTCGAAGGAAGTCTTTCTTTCATTATGGGCCTGGATTATTTGAACTGGAAAACATATGTTTTCCTATACCTTGCATTAGCTTTGGGAGCTGGCGCGGCACCGAGCAAGAAGGACATAACTTACATGATTCCTGGTCTAATAATTATTGTTGTTGCGATTCTTGCATTGAACTATTTCGGCATTAATATTCCATATCTCAATATTATAGTCTCTTGGATAAGTGTAGCTCTTACGATCGCGATTATTCCTTTACTGACCATAACAGCCATGGTCGCGATGCTTAGGTTGATAGCTGTTGTAAAATAG